One genomic segment of Vibrio agarivorans includes these proteins:
- the aspT gene encoding aspartate-alanine antiporter has protein sequence MSLISDLFNLSPFIALFITLSLGYLVGKITIGRFVLGGVAGTLLMGVVIGQFGVHIDPGVKSIFFALFIYAVGYQGGAQFFKALNFKTINILLSAVVMTVSGLLCVLAAAWMFDLDRGTAAGLAAGGLTQSAIIGTAGDAIGRLGGLTEEAKHLMQTNVAVGYAVTYIFGSLGPILMVTWVFPTLMKWDIRAEAIKMAEANSDGKAELGAGEFNAMTKLETRAFEIKAESKVNGLTLAQINQDSVDACIEVIERDGKAIEADKFTKLQQGDVLVITGTRKAIGQLKGDSVGSEVVLPEEYEIIEENRQLIADNKQLIGRTLGQIKSAANKGTYRGVYVTDYLREGASIPVHADLVVKKNDVIQLTGSPSDINRVQGTIGKPMNSATMTDFIVLGMGMVLGLLIGLINFKIAGIPVTIGSGAGCLVSGLIVGWLRSRNPHVAQFPESAAGFIRDFGLAAFVGIVGLEAGPQAVDTIKEHGMTLLFLGAGVTIIPQIISFFFSYFVLRIKNPIEALGCVTGGRSANPAFAALMEKTGNATPVFSFTVTYAVANVLLTLWGPIIVGIISVNAGM, from the coding sequence TCATATTGACCCAGGAGTGAAAAGCATCTTCTTTGCACTCTTTATCTATGCTGTTGGTTATCAAGGCGGTGCACAATTCTTCAAAGCACTCAACTTTAAAACCATCAATATCCTGCTTTCAGCAGTAGTGATGACAGTTTCTGGTCTATTGTGTGTTCTTGCAGCAGCATGGATGTTTGACCTTGACCGTGGTACGGCAGCAGGTCTCGCGGCTGGTGGTCTTACTCAATCAGCAATTATTGGTACTGCCGGTGATGCGATTGGTCGTCTTGGTGGCTTGACTGAAGAAGCTAAGCACCTAATGCAAACGAATGTTGCCGTTGGTTACGCTGTAACTTATATCTTCGGTTCTCTAGGTCCAATCCTAATGGTGACATGGGTATTCCCAACACTAATGAAGTGGGATATCCGCGCTGAAGCAATCAAAATGGCAGAAGCGAATTCAGATGGTAAAGCAGAGCTTGGTGCTGGTGAATTCAATGCGATGACAAAACTTGAGACTCGCGCTTTTGAAATCAAAGCAGAGAGTAAAGTGAATGGTTTGACACTGGCTCAAATCAACCAAGATTCAGTAGACGCATGCATCGAAGTTATTGAGCGTGACGGCAAAGCGATTGAAGCAGACAAGTTCACTAAACTTCAACAAGGTGATGTTCTGGTTATCACGGGTACTCGTAAAGCCATTGGTCAGTTGAAAGGCGACTCTGTTGGTTCTGAAGTTGTACTTCCAGAAGAGTACGAAATTATTGAAGAGAACCGTCAGCTTATCGCAGACAACAAACAGCTGATTGGTCGTACATTAGGTCAAATCAAATCAGCAGCGAACAAAGGCACTTACCGTGGTGTTTATGTGACTGATTACCTTCGTGAAGGTGCATCAATCCCAGTTCACGCTGACCTTGTTGTTAAGAAAAATGATGTTATCCAACTAACAGGTTCACCAAGCGATATTAACCGTGTTCAAGGTACTATCGGCAAGCCAATGAACTCAGCAACAATGACCGATTTCATTGTACTAGGCATGGGTATGGTATTGGGTCTTTTGATTGGCCTAATCAACTTCAAAATTGCAGGTATCCCGGTGACAATCGGCTCTGGTGCAGGCTGTCTAGTGTCAGGTCTGATTGTTGGTTGGTTGCGTAGCCGTAACCCACATGTAGCGCAGTTCCCTGAATCAGCTGCTGGCTTTATTCGTGACTTCGGTCTTGCAGCTTTCGTGGGTATTGTTGGTCTAGAGGCAGGTCCTCAAGCGGTAGACACCATTAAAGAACATGGTATGACATTATTGTTCTTAGGTGCTGGCGTGACAATCATTCCACAGATCATTTCGTTCTTCTTCTCTTACTTTGTTTTGAGAATCAAAAACCCAATTGAAGCACTTGGTTGTGTGACTGGTGGTCGAAGTGCAAACCCTGCGTTTGCGGCATTGATGGAAAAAACAGGCAATGCAACTCCAGTATTCTCATTCACAGTGACTTACGCAGTAGCAAACGTGCTATTGACCCTTTGGGGACCAATTATCGTCGGCATTATCTCCGTCAACGCTGGTATGTAA
- a CDS encoding bifunctional aspartate transaminase/aspartate 4-decarboxylase, whose translation MTTQTPTIDFSKFADLSPFELKDKLIEVAQAVPDRALLDAGRGNPNFLATLPRKAFIRLGEFAVAEAERNYAYLGGDFGGIPDGVGIVERFDTFASQYATDKGVDFLRRALSYAKDRLGIEKQAFLNELVLAYLACNYPVPPRMLVNIEKVVKQYIAEEMYGPMPMTTNFDLFATEGGTASMTYTFATMFNNGLLKKGDKVALITPIFTPYLEIPELAEYELEIVELRLDETTWQLPMSEIEKLADTDIKLLCVVNPANPASVKFSDETLDNLANFVNVQRSDLFIITDDVYGTFADEFVSLFAKLPYNTLCVYSFSKYFGATGWRLGTIGIHDENVFDDTLRSFSEETQCQLDDRYKTLTPEPRDIKFIDRIVADSRSVALNHTAGLSLPQQVQMAMFALTCLMDSEGRYKAACKRIIRERYTTLYKNMGVAIEENKDRVDYYTLLELDTLGGKLYGQEFVDWFKANEKGKDFLFRLAHETGVILLPGKGFDTVHASVRVSLANLTHYEYELIGRATRTVLDEYFQEFSA comes from the coding sequence ATGACTACTCAAACTCCAACTATCGATTTTTCAAAATTCGCTGACCTAAGCCCATTCGAGCTAAAAGACAAACTGATTGAAGTGGCGCAAGCTGTGCCAGATCGTGCACTTCTTGATGCAGGTCGAGGTAATCCTAACTTTCTAGCAACGCTACCTCGTAAAGCATTCATCCGTCTTGGTGAGTTTGCGGTAGCAGAAGCAGAGCGTAACTACGCTTACCTAGGTGGTGATTTCGGTGGTATCCCTGATGGTGTTGGCATCGTTGAGCGTTTCGACACGTTCGCAAGCCAATATGCAACAGACAAAGGCGTTGATTTCCTACGTCGTGCACTAAGCTACGCAAAAGACCGTCTAGGCATCGAAAAACAAGCGTTTCTAAACGAGCTAGTACTGGCTTACCTTGCGTGTAACTACCCAGTGCCACCACGTATGCTAGTGAACATTGAGAAAGTGGTTAAACAATACATCGCAGAAGAGATGTACGGCCCAATGCCAATGACGACTAACTTTGACCTGTTCGCAACAGAAGGCGGCACAGCGTCAATGACCTACACATTCGCAACCATGTTCAACAATGGTCTATTGAAAAAAGGTGACAAAGTTGCGCTAATCACGCCAATCTTTACACCTTACCTAGAAATCCCAGAGCTAGCAGAATATGAGCTGGAAATCGTTGAGCTACGCCTTGATGAGACCACTTGGCAGCTACCAATGTCTGAAATCGAAAAACTTGCAGATACAGACATCAAATTGCTTTGTGTTGTTAACCCAGCAAACCCAGCATCAGTGAAATTCTCTGATGAAACACTGGATAACCTAGCAAACTTCGTTAACGTGCAGCGCAGCGACCTATTCATCATCACAGATGACGTGTACGGCACATTCGCAGATGAGTTCGTTTCGCTGTTCGCAAAACTACCGTACAACACACTATGTGTTTACTCATTCTCTAAATACTTCGGTGCAACAGGCTGGCGTCTAGGCACTATCGGTATTCACGATGAGAACGTGTTCGACGATACACTTCGCTCATTCAGCGAAGAGACACAGTGCCAATTGGATGACCGTTACAAAACACTGACTCCAGAGCCACGTGACATCAAATTCATCGACCGCATCGTCGCTGATAGCCGCAGCGTAGCGCTGAACCACACAGCAGGTCTGTCTCTACCTCAACAAGTACAAATGGCGATGTTTGCATTAACTTGTCTAATGGACTCAGAAGGTCGCTACAAAGCCGCTTGCAAACGCATCATCCGTGAGCGTTACACAACGCTTTACAAAAACATGGGTGTAGCAATCGAAGAGAACAAAGACCGAGTGGATTACTACACACTTCTAGAGCTAGACACTCTAGGTGGCAAACTTTACGGTCAAGAGTTTGTCGACTGGTTCAAAGCGAACGAGAAAGGTAAAGACTTCCTATTCCGTCTTGCTCATGAAACTGGTGTGATTCTACTACCTGGTAAAGGTTTCGATACTGTACATGCTTCAGTTCGTGTATCACTAGCGAACCTAACTCACTACGAGTACGAGCTAATCGGCCGCGCAACACGCACTGTGCTTGATGAGTACTTCCAAGAGTTCTCTGCTTAA
- a CDS encoding bifunctional aspartate transaminase/aspartate 4-decarboxylase — MTTQTPTIDFSKFADLSPFELKDKLIEVAQAVPDRALLDAGRGNPNFLATLPRKAFIRLGEFAVAEAERNYAYLGGDFGGIPDGVGIVERFDTFASQYATDKGVDFLRRALSYAKDRLGIEKQAFLNELVLAYLACNYPVPPRMLVNIEKVVKQYIAEEMYGPMPMTTNFDLFATEGGTASMTYTFATMFNNGLLKKGDKVALITPIFTPYLEIPELAEYELEIVELRLDETTWQLPMSEIEKLADTDIKLLCVVNPANPASVKFSDETLDNLANFVNEQRKDLFIITDDVYGTFADEFVSLFAKLPYNTLCVYSFSKYFGATGWRLGTIGIHDENVFDDTLRSFSEETQCQLDDRYKTLTPEPRDIKFIDRIVADSRSVALNHTAGLSLPQQVQIAMFALTCLMDSEGRYKAACKRIIRERYTTLYKNMGVEIEENKDRVDYYTLLELDTLGGKLYGQEFVDWFKANEKGKDFLFRLAHETGVILLPGKGFDTVHASVRVSLANLTHHEYELIGRATRTVLDEYFQEFSA, encoded by the coding sequence ATGACTACTCAAACTCCAACTATCGATTTTTCAAAATTCGCTGACCTAAGCCCATTCGAGCTAAAAGACAAACTGATTGAAGTGGCGCAAGCTGTGCCAGATCGTGCACTTCTTGATGCAGGTCGAGGTAATCCTAACTTTCTAGCAACGCTACCTCGTAAAGCATTCATCCGTCTTGGTGAGTTTGCGGTAGCAGAAGCAGAGCGTAACTACGCTTACCTAGGTGGTGATTTCGGTGGTATCCCTGATGGTGTTGGCATCGTTGAGCGTTTCGACACGTTCGCAAGCCAATATGCAACAGACAAAGGCGTTGATTTCCTACGTCGTGCACTAAGCTACGCAAAAGACCGTCTAGGCATCGAAAAACAAGCGTTTCTAAACGAGCTAGTACTGGCTTACCTTGCGTGTAACTACCCAGTACCACCACGTATGCTAGTGAACATTGAGAAAGTGGTTAAACAATACATCGCAGAAGAGATGTACGGCCCAATGCCAATGACGACTAACTTTGACCTGTTCGCAACAGAAGGCGGCACAGCGTCAATGACCTACACATTCGCAACCATGTTCAACAATGGTCTATTGAAAAAAGGTGACAAAGTTGCGCTAATCACGCCAATCTTTACACCTTACCTAGAAATCCCAGAGCTAGCAGAATATGAGCTGGAAATCGTTGAGCTACGCCTTGATGAGACCACTTGGCAGCTACCAATGTCTGAAATCGAAAAACTTGCAGATACAGACATCAAACTGCTTTGTGTTGTTAACCCAGCAAACCCAGCATCAGTGAAATTCTCTGATGAAACACTGGATAACCTAGCAAACTTCGTCAACGAGCAGCGTAAAGACCTATTCATCATCACAGATGACGTGTACGGCACATTCGCAGATGAGTTTGTTTCTTTGTTCGCAAAACTACCGTACAACACACTATGTGTCTACTCATTCTCTAAATACTTCGGTGCAACAGGCTGGCGTCTAGGCACTATCGGTATTCACGATGAGAACGTGTTCGACGATACACTTCGCTCATTCAGCGAAGAGACACAGTGCCAATTGGATGACCGTTACAAAACCCTGACTCCAGAGCCACGTGACATCAAATTCATCGACCGTATTGTCGCTGATAGCCGCAGCGTAGCGCTGAACCACACGGCAGGTCTGTCTCTACCTCAACAAGTACAAATAGCAATGTTTGCACTGACTTGTCTAATGGACTCAGAAGGTCGCTACAAAGCCGCTTGCAAACGCATCATCCGTGAGCGCTACACAACGCTTTACAAAAACATGGGTGTAGAAATCGAAGAGAACAAAGACCGTGTGGATTACTACACACTCCTAGAGCTAGACACGCTAGGTGGCAAACTTTACGGTCAAGAGTTTGTCGACTGGTTCAAAGCTAACGAGAAAGGTAAAGACTTCCTATTCCGTCTTGCTCACGAAACCGGCGTCATCTTACTACCTGGTAAAGGTTTCGACACAGTACACGCTTCAGTACGTGTATCACTAGCGAACCTTACTCACCACGAGTACGAACTCATCGGTCGAGCAACACGCACTGTGCTGGATGAGTACTTCCAAGAGTTCTCTGCGTAA
- the gltS gene encoding sodium/glutamate symporter gives MNVISVNAVESAILALLMLLFGEITKKHTPLLSKYHIPGPVIGGCIAALITTCLYRMGMEFEFELPYKETLMLMFFAGIGLSANIKQLFQGGRLFVVFLGIAVVYIIFQDAIGVAAASFLGLDPKLGLMTGSITLSGGHGTGAAWASMFHDHFGVDNALEIAMACATFGLVIGGIIGAPLGTYLVEKNQLSTPNVHATDVGHKKAHHMPNKGNVLHGIGSVVLLACCVELSQMLHSLVLVLDVHWLNMVPNFVYALFVGALFSTLFSESKPAKIAMVEVARLSSIALSIFLSMALLEIKLWQLFDMALSLVVILTIQTLFTIVFVTSVTYKLLGKNYDAAVMASGHAGFGLGATPTAMLNMNGITGYYGPSAQAYFIVPLIGAFFIDLSNLIVIETFLHFMS, from the coding sequence ATGAATGTAATTTCTGTAAATGCCGTTGAATCTGCCATTTTGGCACTCTTAATGTTGTTGTTTGGTGAGATCACCAAAAAACACACACCATTATTAAGTAAATATCATATCCCAGGGCCGGTGATTGGTGGGTGCATTGCAGCCTTAATTACTACTTGCCTATATCGCATGGGAATGGAGTTCGAATTTGAACTTCCCTATAAAGAGACGTTGATGCTGATGTTTTTCGCAGGCATTGGTTTAAGCGCAAATATCAAGCAGCTATTCCAAGGCGGACGATTGTTTGTTGTCTTTCTCGGAATCGCCGTTGTTTATATTATTTTTCAGGACGCTATCGGTGTCGCTGCAGCCTCGTTCTTAGGACTGGATCCTAAGCTAGGCCTGATGACGGGTTCTATTACCCTATCAGGTGGGCATGGCACTGGTGCTGCGTGGGCGTCGATGTTTCATGACCATTTTGGTGTCGATAATGCACTCGAAATCGCGATGGCCTGTGCCACTTTTGGTCTTGTCATTGGCGGTATTATCGGAGCGCCATTAGGTACGTATTTAGTTGAAAAGAATCAACTTTCAACACCGAACGTACATGCAACAGATGTGGGCCATAAAAAGGCCCATCACATGCCGAATAAGGGCAATGTACTTCATGGCATTGGAAGCGTTGTTCTTCTTGCCTGCTGTGTTGAACTTAGCCAAATGCTGCACAGTTTAGTGCTTGTGCTCGATGTGCATTGGCTGAACATGGTGCCAAATTTTGTCTATGCGTTATTTGTTGGTGCACTATTCTCAACACTATTTAGCGAGAGCAAACCTGCCAAGATTGCGATGGTAGAAGTGGCACGTTTAAGCTCAATTGCCCTGAGTATATTCTTATCTATGGCACTGCTTGAAATCAAACTTTGGCAGCTGTTTGATATGGCGTTGTCGCTGGTGGTCATCCTAACGATTCAAACATTGTTTACTATTGTGTTTGTTACGTCCGTTACCTATAAGCTACTCGGTAAAAATTACGATGCCGCGGTGATGGCAAGTGGCCATGCGGGTTTTGGTTTGGGTGCGACACCGACAGCCATGCTCAACATGAATGGTATCACGGGTTATTACGGCCCATCGGCACAAGCGTATTTTATCGTGCCATTAATTGGCGCATTCTTTATCGATCTCTCTAACCTAATTGTAATAGAGACATTTTTACATTTCATGTCTTGA
- the pdxY gene encoding pyridoxal kinase PdxY, with protein MKGVISIQSHVVFGHAGNSSAVFPMQRMGLEVWPIHTVQFSNHTQYQQGWKGRGFDASDISDLVQGIDNIGKLKDCSAVISGYMGSAEQCISVAKSVEHTKQKNPAAIYVCDPVMGDPDKGCIVAEGVQEHLMETLMPMADVIVPNQFELSQFAGMEINSVEDAVHACEKALQMGPKVVLVKHLHSLSKDLFTMMLATSRACYLLQRPILDFDKQPVGVGDLITAVYTASLVNGLTPSTAFKHANDAVYGVLKATEEVNQWEIQTILAQHEFVEPTYDFPLLKVK; from the coding sequence TTGAAAGGTGTAATTTCAATTCAGTCTCATGTGGTCTTTGGCCATGCTGGCAATAGCTCTGCCGTTTTTCCTATGCAACGTATGGGACTCGAAGTATGGCCAATTCATACGGTGCAATTTTCCAACCACACACAATACCAACAAGGTTGGAAAGGAAGAGGCTTTGATGCCTCAGACATCAGCGATTTAGTCCAAGGTATTGATAATATTGGCAAGCTAAAAGATTGTTCAGCCGTAATTTCTGGTTACATGGGCAGTGCTGAGCAGTGTATTTCGGTGGCGAAATCAGTAGAACACACAAAACAGAAGAATCCGGCAGCGATTTACGTCTGTGATCCGGTGATGGGAGACCCTGACAAAGGGTGTATCGTCGCTGAAGGCGTGCAAGAGCATTTGATGGAAACACTGATGCCGATGGCTGATGTTATCGTTCCGAATCAGTTCGAATTATCTCAGTTCGCCGGCATGGAGATTAACTCTGTCGAGGATGCGGTTCACGCTTGTGAAAAAGCACTGCAAATGGGACCGAAAGTGGTGCTAGTGAAACATCTGCACTCGCTATCTAAGGATCTCTTCACCATGATGCTGGCGACATCTCGCGCTTGTTATTTATTGCAGCGCCCAATTTTGGATTTCGACAAGCAGCCTGTCGGGGTAGGTGATTTGATCACAGCCGTGTATACCGCAAGTCTTGTTAACGGACTCACACCTAGCACTGCGTTTAAACACGCGAATGATGCAGTGTATGGGGTATTGAAAGCGACAGAAGAAGTCAATCAATGGGAGATTCAAACGATACTTGCACAACATGAATTTGTCGAGCCAACGTATGACTTTCCGCTTCTGAAGGTGAAATAA
- a CDS encoding LysR family transcriptional regulator codes for MNFSIEQLLAFVTVYDQLSFSKAAVKLNKHRTTIGQVISNLEDQLAVTLFERIGRSVEPTEDGHLLYHYAKQTLEQARVFDKVALSLSYGGLESITIATSTLIPPKVLVGIRETLIRDFPSMRVNFVFKDKSAIKRGIEEGEVHFGLVNIHESRAIHSFDATFLGHIEFTPFLKEDSEVFGMEYDDVVSELKSSRQFVLKSLVDEGLKEKVVFSANHEEVESVALIIKMIKAGFGWAWLPKVIAASESTKGIKALGEESGLKNGFKFPMALWCPHSKQITTIKKSILTAIANYIEMYEGKI; via the coding sequence ATGAATTTTAGTATTGAACAGCTTCTTGCCTTTGTAACCGTTTATGACCAACTCTCTTTTAGCAAAGCCGCAGTTAAGCTCAATAAACACCGCACCACGATTGGACAAGTCATTAGCAACTTGGAAGATCAACTCGCCGTAACGCTTTTTGAGCGTATTGGTCGTTCAGTAGAGCCAACGGAAGATGGCCACCTGCTTTATCACTACGCCAAACAAACCCTTGAGCAAGCTCGTGTGTTTGATAAAGTCGCACTGAGTCTGTCCTATGGAGGGCTCGAAAGCATTACGATTGCGACTTCTACCTTAATACCACCTAAAGTGCTCGTGGGTATTCGTGAAACGCTAATACGAGATTTTCCATCGATGCGCGTTAATTTCGTTTTCAAAGATAAATCAGCAATTAAGCGCGGCATTGAGGAGGGAGAAGTTCATTTTGGCTTGGTCAATATTCACGAGAGCCGGGCAATACACAGTTTTGATGCAACCTTCTTAGGGCATATTGAGTTTACGCCATTCTTAAAAGAAGACAGTGAAGTCTTCGGTATGGAGTATGACGACGTGGTGAGTGAGCTGAAAAGTAGTCGCCAGTTTGTGTTGAAAAGTTTGGTGGACGAAGGGCTGAAAGAAAAAGTCGTGTTTTCTGCCAATCATGAAGAAGTTGAGAGTGTTGCTCTCATTATAAAAATGATCAAAGCGGGGTTCGGCTGGGCTTGGCTTCCAAAAGTGATCGCTGCTTCAGAGTCCACCAAAGGAATTAAGGCACTAGGTGAAGAGAGTGGGCTTAAAAATGGGTTTAAATTCCCTATGGCACTTTGGTGTCCGCACTCGAAACAAATTACGACCATTAAGAAATCTATCCTTACAGCCATAGCCAATTACATAGAAATGTATGAAGGTAAAATATAA
- a CDS encoding cation:proton antiporter domain-containing protein yields MENLNFLHFATMVMLTITICIALSSFLRLGTIIGFIAAGIALGPHTPGLVAATDIEFLQQIADFGVVLFLFTIGLEVKPQELWKMKKGLVIQGLGQVVLTALIFSGIYFYAGFSWQLGLVFGLIFAQSSTAVVMTMLEEKGEVNAAHGKNIFTNLMGQDLSIVPVMALIPVLAHQQAPESSGVVLPLLLGVSAVAAIFVIGRYLLPNGLRWAVKVRNKEGFVLCLFVALVATLWLVDEVGLSSTLGAFLLGMCLSNSDFRFSLESVVSPFKGVLMGLFFISVGMSVDPIIASSNLGQVLLTLVAIVIVKLVVFVVLAKVDGKSNGIAIKTGFALSQVGEFAFVLLGLAATIGIISTDQGAIGIVVVSLSMVITPWLYQLGNKLVSRKLHKSTPSTFLPNDDTEQALVVVGLDEVGRLIALLAKRAQIPYVAVDIDYDSVQRAKALGLNAHFGDITLQSVRKKAGLNKANAAFVSLTHSESLRKVCLMLAHYPQLDIYARTNSRADEFYLKDHGIEFVGATYIESTLLRGRQLLKNFGLADDEVMTLIDDVKSDLFEEEYLKFKQNQ; encoded by the coding sequence ATGGAAAACCTCAATTTCCTCCATTTTGCGACCATGGTGATGCTTACTATCACCATTTGTATCGCGCTATCATCCTTTCTTCGCCTCGGTACCATTATTGGTTTTATTGCAGCGGGGATCGCTCTTGGCCCGCATACACCGGGTCTAGTTGCCGCTACTGATATCGAGTTTTTGCAGCAAATTGCTGACTTTGGTGTTGTTTTATTCCTGTTTACGATTGGTTTAGAGGTCAAGCCCCAAGAACTTTGGAAAATGAAAAAAGGGCTTGTTATTCAAGGCCTCGGGCAAGTGGTACTAACGGCACTCATTTTCTCAGGTATATACTTTTACGCCGGTTTTTCTTGGCAGTTGGGGCTGGTCTTTGGTTTGATTTTTGCTCAGTCAAGCACCGCAGTTGTTATGACAATGCTCGAAGAAAAAGGTGAAGTGAACGCTGCCCATGGTAAGAATATTTTTACCAACTTGATGGGACAAGATTTGAGCATTGTACCTGTTATGGCATTGATTCCTGTTCTTGCTCATCAACAAGCTCCAGAAAGTAGCGGTGTGGTGCTTCCATTATTGCTCGGGGTATCAGCAGTTGCCGCTATCTTTGTTATTGGTCGCTACTTGTTACCTAATGGCCTGCGTTGGGCAGTAAAAGTTCGCAATAAAGAAGGCTTTGTATTGTGCTTGTTCGTCGCATTAGTTGCCACGTTATGGCTTGTTGATGAGGTTGGGCTGTCATCCACGCTAGGTGCGTTTCTATTAGGGATGTGCTTGTCTAATTCAGATTTTCGTTTTTCACTAGAGAGTGTTGTGTCTCCTTTTAAAGGCGTGTTGATGGGGTTGTTCTTTATCTCTGTCGGTATGTCCGTAGACCCTATTATTGCGAGCTCAAACTTAGGTCAGGTTTTGCTGACGTTAGTGGCCATCGTTATCGTAAAGCTAGTCGTTTTTGTGGTGCTAGCAAAAGTGGACGGCAAAAGCAATGGCATCGCAATAAAAACCGGGTTTGCATTGAGTCAGGTCGGTGAGTTTGCATTTGTTTTATTAGGGCTAGCCGCGACGATAGGTATTATCAGCACGGATCAAGGTGCAATAGGTATCGTTGTCGTAAGCCTTAGTATGGTGATCACGCCTTGGCTATACCAACTCGGAAATAAGCTAGTGAGTCGCAAGTTGCATAAAAGTACGCCAAGTACCTTTCTCCCTAATGATGACACCGAACAGGCGCTAGTGGTTGTTGGTTTAGATGAAGTTGGCCGTTTGATAGCTCTACTGGCAAAGCGCGCTCAAATTCCTTATGTCGCGGTTGATATCGATTATGATTCAGTACAGCGAGCGAAAGCGCTAGGTTTAAATGCGCATTTTGGTGACATTACCCTGCAAAGTGTACGCAAAAAAGCGGGTCTGAATAAAGCGAATGCTGCCTTTGTTTCTCTCACTCACTCAGAGTCTTTGCGTAAGGTTTGTTTGATGCTGGCGCATTATCCCCAACTGGATATCTACGCACGTACCAACTCCCGTGCGGATGAGTTCTACCTTAAAGATCATGGCATTGAGTTTGTTGGGGCAACTTATATTGAAAGTACGCTGCTGCGTGGACGTCAGCTGTTGAAGAACTTTGGGTTAGCAGACGATGAAGTTATGACGTTAATAGATGATGTGAAATCTGATTTGTTTGAAGAGGAGTATTTGAAGTTTAAACAAAATCAGTAA
- a CDS encoding patatin-like phospholipase family protein, whose protein sequence is MQIKNYSNKVTIVLFSLFLVACSSTHNLDIRVSKDNYKDVSLVSEPNNTQEPLRFWGNEQPSFLYSDTDNTTPITVEGDRLNILALSGGGANGAYGAGAIIGLRDAGQLPDYSVITGISAGALIAPFVFAGNDELDHLKSVMLGINDKDVLGKKNFLNTLFKDAFTNGDRMFEFIENAYTEEMMVKVAEQHKAGKRLFIGTTQFDSGELMVWNVGAIAASEMPNKMQLIHQVLAASASIPGVFPPQFIQVEHDGEQLEELHVDGGLAAQVFFNPSNFDYNKVSDALGLTEKPRVHVVRNGSLTPPYTKLKDKGMPLLTKSVGTMTVLQAKGDIYRIKYLCEINDFDLGVTYLEQSYRPYKASKDMFDKTYMEAIYRYGYDKASRNELWTNDIP, encoded by the coding sequence ATGCAAATTAAAAATTACTCGAACAAGGTAACAATCGTTTTGTTCTCCTTATTCCTTGTTGCTTGTAGTTCGACTCATAACTTGGATATTCGTGTTTCAAAGGACAATTATAAGGATGTTTCACTTGTCTCTGAACCGAATAATACTCAAGAGCCTTTAAGGTTTTGGGGCAACGAACAACCGAGCTTTCTATATTCTGATACTGACAATACAACACCGATTACCGTTGAAGGTGACCGCTTAAATATTCTTGCGCTTTCTGGTGGCGGTGCAAACGGTGCATACGGTGCCGGAGCGATTATTGGTCTGCGTGATGCGGGTCAACTGCCTGACTATTCAGTGATTACAGGAATCAGTGCCGGGGCGCTTATCGCACCTTTTGTGTTTGCAGGAAACGACGAACTCGATCATCTCAAGAGCGTGATGCTGGGCATTAACGATAAGGATGTTCTGGGTAAGAAGAACTTCCTAAATACGCTGTTTAAAGACGCGTTTACCAATGGTGATCGTATGTTTGAATTTATTGAAAATGCTTACACCGAAGAGATGATGGTGAAAGTGGCTGAACAGCATAAAGCAGGCAAGCGACTATTTATCGGCACAACACAGTTTGACTCGGGTGAGTTGATGGTATGGAACGTTGGAGCTATCGCCGCGAGTGAGATGCCAAATAAGATGCAGCTTATTCACCAAGTGTTAGCCGCAAGTGCGTCGATTCCAGGAGTGTTCCCTCCGCAGTTTATTCAGGTGGAGCATGACGGTGAGCAACTTGAAGAGCTTCATGTTGATGGCGGGCTTGCTGCGCAAGTGTTCTTCAATCCATCGAACTTCGACTACAACAAGGTTTCTGATGCATTAGGGCTGACTGAAAAGCCACGTGTGCACGTCGTACGAAATGGTTCACTAACGCCACCGTACACCAAGCTAAAAGATAAAGGAATGCCGCTTCTAACTAAGTCTGTGGGCACGATGACAGTGCTACAAGCTAAAGGCGACATCTACCGAATTAAATACCTTTGTGAGATCAACGATTTTGATTTAGGGGTGACATACCTAGAGCAGAGCTACCGTCCTTACAAGGCATCAAAAGATATGTTCGACAAGACGTACATGGAAGCAATCTATCGCTACGGATATGACAAAGCGTCTCGCAACGAACTTTGGACAAATGACATTCCATAA